Proteins encoded in a region of the Gammaproteobacteria bacterium genome:
- a CDS encoding YceI family protein — translation MRTLSHTLMLASVLVLASLPARAANWELDPAQSLVIFKYSYGSEPFQGEFRNVQATFDIDPLRPSACEFQVTIPINDVYVDSPEVKDYLLDYELFDVDTWPTATFTAENCSVQSANSFVSDGTLTIRDQTHPISFPFMLDVETCDGQVCFHLTSEVTIQRLEYGVGQGYWANTAEVPNEVTIEVDVYAIQQ, via the coding sequence ATGCGAACTTTATCTCATACCTTGATGCTGGCCTCGGTTCTGGTTCTGGCTTCCTTACCGGCCCGCGCTGCCAACTGGGAACTTGACCCGGCGCAGTCCCTTGTCATCTTCAAATACTCGTACGGCAGTGAACCTTTTCAGGGTGAGTTCAGAAACGTCCAGGCGACATTCGACATCGACCCATTACGACCCAGTGCCTGTGAATTTCAGGTCACTATTCCCATCAACGATGTCTATGTTGATTCGCCGGAAGTCAAAGACTATCTGCTGGACTATGAACTGTTTGACGTGGATACCTGGCCGACGGCCACTTTTACGGCCGAGAATTGCAGCGTACAGTCTGCCAATTCTTTCGTATCCGACGGCACACTGACTATCCGCGATCAGACCCATCCAATCAGCTTTCCGTTCATGCTTGATGTGGAAACCTGTGATGGCCAGGTCTGTTTCCATCTGACCAGTGAAGTGACTATTCAGCGCCTTGAATACGGCGTGGGCCAGGGTTACTGGGCGAATACCGCTGAAGTTCCAAACGAAGTGACCATTGAGGTCGATGTCTACGCAATCCAGCAGTAA
- a CDS encoding PQQ-binding-like beta-propeller repeat protein has product MKTRNRLISSFIVSAGTLACVSLAWGQTGTSVYEGDWPQYHGNEFAQRYSPLDQINSENVGSLELAWRFSTENFGPTTDFNNPSTPLEVDGVLYANIASTRNVVALDATTGQVLWLWRPQEGERFDEAPRKGAGRGVAFWSDGNESRVIDVTPGYHLVSLDAETGIPDPNFGDNGIVDLFVGLRNADDPRFPYPDIGLSAAPFVMNDVIVVGAAHRVGMRPRSKANVKGDVRGFDARTGELLWTFRTIPERGEYGFESWLDQGVEFTGNAGVWAPMSGDPELGLVYLPVESATGDRFGGDRPGDNLFSDSIVALDIKTGERQWHYQLTHHDIWDWDIPSAPVLADLPSGRKILMSVTKQNWVYTFDRQTGEPIWPIEERPVPAGDVPGEWYSPTQPFPTRPAPFDRQGFTEDDLIDWTPEIRALALEAIEGFRLAPSVYTPPSLADAADGTRGVLALPSATGGANWEGAAMDPETGILYVPSRTALAVMSLQKDEESDLEYSAAFGVRVPRVQGLEIVKPPYGRVTAIDMNTGDHLWMIANADTPERLANHRLLEGVDIPATGIPTRAGVLLTKTLLFVAEGTGGPGAQPIFRAVDKQTGERIAEIELPNLQSGLPFTYEHAGKQYVAMFVGGGGQPAELVAYALP; this is encoded by the coding sequence ATGAAAACAAGAAACCGATTGATTTCGTCATTCATCGTCAGCGCCGGCACTCTAGCCTGCGTTTCCCTGGCATGGGGCCAAACAGGCACCAGCGTTTATGAAGGTGACTGGCCACAATACCATGGCAATGAATTTGCCCAACGTTACTCGCCGCTTGACCAGATTAATTCTGAAAACGTTGGCTCTCTCGAGCTGGCCTGGCGCTTTTCAACAGAGAATTTTGGTCCCACCACCGACTTCAACAATCCTTCAACACCCCTCGAGGTTGATGGGGTGTTGTACGCCAACATAGCCAGCACCCGCAACGTGGTGGCGCTGGATGCGACAACTGGACAGGTTTTGTGGTTGTGGCGCCCGCAGGAAGGCGAGCGATTTGACGAAGCGCCCCGCAAGGGCGCCGGTCGGGGTGTCGCTTTCTGGAGCGACGGCAACGAATCCCGGGTGATTGATGTCACCCCGGGTTATCACCTGGTTTCTTTGGATGCAGAGACAGGTATCCCCGATCCGAATTTCGGTGACAACGGCATTGTTGATCTGTTTGTCGGTCTGCGGAATGCCGATGATCCACGCTTCCCGTATCCGGATATCGGTCTGTCGGCTGCGCCCTTCGTGATGAACGATGTGATCGTGGTAGGCGCGGCACACCGGGTCGGTATGCGTCCCCGTTCCAAGGCCAACGTCAAAGGTGACGTGCGTGGCTTCGATGCCCGTACCGGAGAGCTGCTGTGGACGTTCCGTACCATTCCGGAAAGGGGTGAGTATGGATTCGAATCCTGGCTCGATCAGGGTGTCGAGTTTACCGGTAACGCCGGTGTCTGGGCACCAATGTCGGGCGACCCTGAACTCGGCCTGGTTTACCTGCCAGTTGAGTCCGCTACCGGTGACCGTTTCGGTGGCGATCGCCCGGGCGACAACCTGTTTTCAGATTCCATAGTTGCGCTGGACATCAAGACCGGTGAGCGCCAATGGCACTACCAGTTAACCCACCATGATATCTGGGACTGGGATATTCCTTCAGCGCCGGTATTGGCCGACCTGCCCAGCGGCCGCAAAATACTGATGTCGGTAACCAAGCAAAACTGGGTCTACACCTTTGATCGTCAGACCGGTGAGCCGATCTGGCCTATCGAGGAAAGGCCTGTCCCTGCTGGCGATGTCCCCGGCGAGTGGTACTCCCCTACACAGCCCTTTCCTACCCGCCCGGCTCCTTTTGACCGGCAGGGCTTTACCGAGGATGACCTGATCGACTGGACACCGGAAATCCGCGCGCTGGCGCTGGAAGCCATTGAAGGTTTCCGGCTGGCGCCCAGCGTCTACACTCCCCCGTCTCTGGCAGATGCCGCGGATGGTACCCGCGGCGTGTTGGCCTTACCGTCAGCTACGGGCGGCGCCAACTGGGAAGGGGCAGCCATGGATCCGGAAACGGGAATCCTCTATGTCCCGTCCCGTACTGCACTGGCGGTGATGTCACTGCAGAAAGATGAGGAGTCCGATCTCGAATACAGCGCGGCGTTCGGCGTGCGGGTACCCCGGGTCCAGGGCCTGGAGATCGTCAAGCCGCCTTACGGTCGGGTTACGGCTATCGATATGAATACCGGTGACCATCTGTGGATGATCGCCAATGCCGATACCCCTGAACGCCTCGCCAATCACCGCCTGTTAGAGGGCGTTGACATCCCTGCCACCGGCATCCCGACGCGAGCGGGAGTCCTGTTGACCAAGACCCTGCTGTTTGTCGCGGAAGGAACCGGCGGTCCCGGGGCTCAGCCTATTTTCAGGGCTGTGGACAAGCAGACCGGGGAAAGAATTGCAGAAATTGAATTGCCAAACCTGCAGTCCGGTTTACCTTTTACCTATGAGCATGCAGGCAAGCAATATGTAGCCATGTTCGTTGGTGGTGGAGGCCAGCCTGCTGAACTGGTCGCCTACGCATTACCGTAA
- a CDS encoding YceI family protein translates to MTSRLFSNIGRVSLILACSALLMSCDRLLTPGQTTDIAELRSGAYTLDTDHAALLFKINHLGFSTFIGRFTQFDATLDFDPENIENSSLEVIVDMNSIDVNLPEFEEELRGGSWLDAETYPQAIYRTTSFVEATGENSFVFAGDLTFHGVTAPVNLQIDFHGGGRNFLTRSYTLGFSASAEFLRSDFGVDRFTSFGVGDEIELEIHVEFMEGS, encoded by the coding sequence ATGACTAGCAGATTATTTTCCAACATCGGTCGGGTTTCACTGATCCTGGCCTGCTCGGCGTTACTGATGTCGTGTGATCGTCTCCTGACGCCCGGCCAAACAACTGATATAGCAGAGCTGCGCTCGGGTGCCTACACGCTGGATACCGATCACGCAGCATTGCTGTTCAAGATAAACCACCTGGGTTTTTCGACTTTCATTGGCCGTTTCACTCAATTCGATGCGACGTTGGATTTTGACCCGGAGAATATCGAGAACTCCAGTCTTGAAGTGATTGTGGACATGAACTCCATTGATGTGAATCTGCCGGAGTTCGAGGAAGAACTGCGGGGCGGTAGCTGGCTTGATGCGGAGACTTACCCCCAGGCGATCTATCGAACCACTTCGTTTGTTGAGGCAACCGGGGAAAATTCGTTTGTATTCGCCGGCGATCTGACTTTCCACGGTGTCACGGCTCCGGTCAATCTGCAAATCGATTTTCATGGTGGTGGCCGTAATTTCCTGACTCGCAGCTACACACTGGGTTTTTCGGCCAGTGCTGAATTTCTTCGCTCTGACTTCGGCGTCGATCGGTTTACCAGTTTTGGTGTCGGCGATGAGATCGAGCTGGAGATTCACGTAGAGTTTATGGAAGGCAGTTAG
- a CDS encoding IS256 family transposase — protein sequence MKNDNTKPLSKVIRIDESEIRGHLDEMVRGTVEETLNAMLDAEADDLCNAQRYEHSPDRIDSRAGSYKRKLHTKAGEVEIKVPKLRKQTFETAIIERYRRRDISIEEAIVQMYLAGVSVRRVEDITEALWGTRVSSGTVSNLNKKVYKHIERWRSQPLEGDFAYVYLDGIVLKRSWGGEVKNVSVLAAIGVDSDGFRRILGVSEGHKEDKSGWLGFLKELKKRGLKGVRLFISDACLGLIESLAEVYPDADWQRCAVHFYRNVFSHVPSGRVREVAAMLKAIHAQESREAAENKARDVVEKLKAMKLKVAAELVENSIHETLTYYAYPPQHWLKLKTNNPMERLLKEARRRTKVVGAFPDGHSALMLVAARLRHVSATSWGTRKYMNMELLREMDQEAIHSAA from the coding sequence ATGAAAAACGATAACACAAAACCTTTGAGCAAGGTGATACGTATCGACGAGAGCGAGATCCGCGGCCATCTGGATGAGATGGTTAGGGGAACCGTTGAAGAGACATTGAATGCCATGCTTGACGCTGAGGCTGATGATCTCTGCAATGCCCAGCGTTACGAGCACTCCCCGGACCGCATTGATTCCAGGGCCGGTAGCTACAAACGGAAACTCCACACGAAAGCCGGAGAAGTCGAGATCAAGGTGCCGAAATTGCGGAAGCAGACCTTTGAGACAGCAATAATTGAACGCTATCGACGCCGGGATATATCCATCGAGGAAGCCATTGTGCAGATGTACCTGGCTGGGGTTTCAGTTCGTCGCGTGGAAGATATTACTGAGGCGCTGTGGGGCACCCGGGTTTCGTCAGGCACGGTCTCCAATCTCAACAAGAAGGTCTATAAGCATATTGAACGCTGGCGTAGCCAGCCCCTTGAGGGGGATTTCGCCTACGTATATCTGGACGGGATCGTGCTCAAGCGCAGCTGGGGCGGCGAGGTGAAGAATGTCTCGGTGCTGGCGGCCATTGGTGTAGACAGTGACGGCTTCAGGCGCATTCTGGGCGTCTCTGAGGGGCATAAGGAAGACAAGTCCGGTTGGCTGGGCTTCCTCAAGGAGCTGAAGAAACGCGGATTGAAAGGCGTCAGGCTGTTTATCTCAGATGCCTGTCTGGGCCTGATCGAGTCACTTGCAGAGGTCTATCCGGACGCGGACTGGCAACGCTGTGCTGTTCATTTTTATCGCAATGTATTCTCCCATGTGCCTAGTGGCAGGGTCAGAGAGGTAGCGGCCATGCTGAAGGCCATTCACGCCCAGGAGAGTCGTGAGGCCGCTGAGAATAAGGCCAGGGATGTCGTTGAGAAATTAAAAGCGATGAAGCTCAAAGTGGCAGCAGAGCTGGTAGAGAACTCAATTCATGAAACTCTGACCTACTATGCTTATCCACCGCAGCATTGGCTGAAGCTGAAGACCAACAATCCGATGGAACGGCTGCTCAAGGAAGCTAGGCGCAGGACCAAGGTAGTCGGTGCTTTCCCGGATGGTCACTCTGCATTGATGCTGGTGGCTGCTAGGCTTCGGCATGTTTCTGCCACGTCTTGGGGAACCCGCAAGTACATGAACATGGAGTTGCTGAGGGAGATGGATCAGGAAGCAATACACTCAGCAGCCTAA
- a CDS encoding putative 2OG-Fe(II) oxygenase, producing the protein MKPLILPIFPEPIVAYNDVEVDLEKIHGLYDKQEWKSTNSEDNADYFLQISKNLKVLDENANLKKAFVDIINDYTKNVMLYENTFYMTTSWFTKTEKNKISVLHNHGNAMFSAVYYFDLPEGKKSKITFEKPVTNQFDLKPTTYNVLNGPSYVFELGNDTVLIFPSYLKHKVNRHENDAIRKSLAMNFIPEGVIGVDTNEIYLSGPPDHETK; encoded by the coding sequence ATGAAACCACTAATTCTTCCTATATTTCCTGAACCAATCGTCGCTTATAACGACGTGGAAGTTGACCTGGAAAAAATTCACGGCTTGTATGACAAACAGGAGTGGAAAAGCACAAATTCTGAAGACAATGCTGATTATTTCCTGCAGATATCCAAAAATCTGAAAGTATTGGACGAAAATGCGAATTTAAAAAAGGCATTTGTAGACATTATCAACGACTACACAAAAAACGTAATGTTGTATGAGAATACCTTTTATATGACGACATCCTGGTTTACTAAAACCGAGAAAAACAAGATTTCGGTTTTACATAACCACGGCAACGCCATGTTCAGTGCGGTGTATTATTTTGATTTACCGGAAGGAAAAAAGTCGAAAATAACTTTTGAAAAGCCTGTCACCAATCAGTTTGATTTAAAGCCCACAACCTACAATGTTCTGAATGGCCCATCCTACGTTTTCGAACTGGGTAACGATACGGTATTAATATTCCCCTCCTATTTAAAACACAAAGTAAACCGGCATGAAAATGATGCAATCAGAAAATCATTAGCGATGAATTTTATACCCGAGGGTGTAATAGGCGTGGATACAAACGAAATATATCTGAGCGGACCACCTGACCACGAAACCAAGTAG